The following proteins come from a genomic window of Desulfonatronum thiosulfatophilum:
- the selD gene encoding selenide, water dikinase SelD, whose translation MASGTVNLVQTVSAAGUASKLSPGDLESILDGLITGHDERLISGTANAEDAAIVRFPPGMALVQTVDFFTPIVNNPYWFGQIAAANSLSDIYAMGGEPLCAMNIVCFPIKTMSKDILKEILRGGLSKIQEAGAVLAGGHSVEDQEIKYGLSVSGVVAADGFATNGGLQSDDRLILTKPLGSGVLATGLKAGLPGADSMEELLHHWAARLNRIGGKVIAQLGLKGATDVTGFGLGGHLLEMAKASNKSIKLDVGNVPIMDKALELVDMGMLPAGSFANKKYCASQVHIESSVDLLRADLMFDAQTSGGLVLGVPEHRLAEARELLLEGGDKADVIGQVLPYEPGLPRLILS comes from the coding sequence ACCTGGAGAGCATTCTGGACGGTCTGATCACCGGCCATGATGAACGGTTGATCTCAGGAACGGCAAATGCCGAGGATGCCGCTATTGTGCGCTTTCCGCCAGGCATGGCCCTGGTGCAAACGGTTGATTTCTTCACGCCCATTGTCAACAACCCGTACTGGTTCGGCCAAATTGCCGCCGCGAATTCCCTTTCGGATATTTATGCCATGGGGGGAGAACCGCTATGTGCAATGAACATTGTCTGTTTTCCCATCAAGACGATGTCCAAGGATATTCTCAAGGAGATATTACGTGGCGGTTTGAGCAAAATTCAGGAAGCCGGTGCGGTTTTAGCCGGCGGACACAGCGTGGAGGATCAGGAAATCAAATATGGATTGTCCGTTTCAGGGGTTGTCGCTGCGGACGGATTCGCAACCAATGGCGGTCTCCAATCCGACGACCGACTGATTCTGACGAAGCCTCTCGGATCCGGAGTTTTGGCTACAGGTCTCAAAGCTGGTCTCCCAGGTGCCGACAGCATGGAAGAACTGTTGCATCATTGGGCGGCCCGGCTAAACCGCATTGGCGGGAAAGTCATTGCTCAACTCGGCTTGAAAGGGGCCACGGACGTGACGGGGTTCGGCCTTGGCGGTCATCTTCTGGAAATGGCCAAAGCTTCCAACAAGTCCATCAAGCTGGATGTGGGTAATGTACCGATCATGGACAAAGCTCTTGAATTGGTGGACATGGGGATGCTCCCGGCGGGAAGCTTTGCAAACAAGAAATACTGCGCCAGTCAGGTCCATATTGAATCCAGCGTTGATCTCTTGCGTGCGGATTTGATGTTTGATGCTCAGACTTCCGGCGGCCTGGTGCTTGGCGTGCCTGAACATCGCTTGGCTGAAGCACGTGAATTGCTTTTGGAAGGCGGGGATAAGGCTGATGTCATTGGACAGGTTTTGCCCTATGAACCAGGATTACCCCGCTTGATCCTCAGCTAG
- a CDS encoding HD domain-containing phosphohydrolase, which produces MVAHDEPRASILIVDDEQSLLDICQESLTEAGYSIHIAHNGTTALKMLEHLPGLDLIISDLRMPGMSGLDLMKKLKEGASEADFLIMTGFGSIETAVESIRLGAVDYLPKPFNISHLLLKVEKILQIRRNREDRKKLSNLVRVLNLSQAMNTKLDMKSLTNEFLSQIQKNFNPDGTVFLLEDGTGLQSKAMRGALLRNNPQLATWVKQLGERIFRQQLPELILLKNKKFSSMCTEGPPPDESITSVMVAPMTTRMKSIGAIVLLRNSSKDEYSREQSQLLNVFAAHTASAFENARLYGQLWDMNLEVIRSFAQAVEAKDVYTRGHSERVAIYATHLGNRLNLSRQDLHLLYTGGILHDIGKIGIPDIILNKPSKLTNEEFVVMQRHPELGRAILNQVKSFSEILPIIFYHHERVDGTGYPMGLQQEEIPLLARILSVVDAFEAMTSDRAYRKALPMDVVRDLLQNGAGRQWQEDLVKVWLEEVSKPSFANLQQVNIAGHVAFDESYDA; this is translated from the coding sequence ATGGTTGCGCATGATGAACCCAGAGCGAGCATCCTGATTGTTGACGATGAACAAAGTCTTTTGGACATTTGTCAGGAATCCCTGACCGAAGCAGGATATTCCATTCATATAGCCCATAATGGAACAACCGCTCTCAAAATGCTGGAACATCTTCCCGGGCTGGACCTGATCATCTCTGATCTGCGGATGCCGGGCATGAGCGGACTGGATTTGATGAAGAAGCTCAAGGAAGGCGCATCCGAGGCGGACTTTCTTATCATGACAGGTTTTGGCAGCATTGAGACGGCTGTGGAAAGCATTCGTCTCGGTGCCGTGGATTATCTGCCCAAACCGTTCAACATCAGCCACCTGTTGCTCAAGGTTGAGAAAATTCTTCAAATCCGGCGCAACCGGGAAGACCGCAAAAAATTAAGCAACCTCGTCCGGGTTCTCAATCTCAGTCAGGCCATGAACACCAAGCTGGACATGAAATCCCTGACCAACGAATTTTTGTCGCAGATCCAGAAAAATTTTAACCCGGATGGAACGGTGTTTCTCCTCGAGGACGGCACCGGCCTGCAGTCCAAAGCCATGCGCGGCGCCCTGCTCCGAAACAATCCCCAGCTTGCCACATGGGTCAAACAGTTGGGTGAACGCATTTTTCGGCAGCAGTTGCCCGAATTGATCCTCCTGAAAAACAAAAAGTTTTCTTCCATGTGTACCGAGGGCCCCCCTCCGGATGAATCCATCACATCCGTCATGGTCGCTCCAATGACCACGCGCATGAAAAGCATCGGAGCCATAGTCCTGTTGCGCAATTCCAGCAAGGACGAGTACTCGCGCGAACAATCCCAGCTTTTGAACGTTTTTGCCGCGCACACCGCCTCTGCGTTTGAAAACGCAAGGCTCTACGGCCAACTATGGGACATGAACCTGGAGGTGATCCGTTCCTTTGCCCAGGCCGTGGAAGCCAAGGATGTCTACACCCGGGGCCACTCTGAACGTGTGGCCATCTACGCCACCCATCTCGGCAATCGCCTCAACCTGTCGCGACAAGATCTGCACTTGCTCTATACCGGTGGAATTCTTCATGATATAGGGAAAATCGGCATTCCGGACATCATCCTGAACAAACCCTCGAAATTGACCAACGAGGAATTCGTGGTCATGCAGCGCCATCCGGAACTGGGACGGGCTATCCTCAATCAGGTCAAATCATTCAGTGAAATCTTGCCCATCATATTTTATCACCACGAGCGAGTCGACGGGACCGGATACCCCATGGGCCTGCAGCAGGAAGAAATCCCATTGCTGGCCAGAATCCTCAGTGTCGTTGACGCCTTCGAGGCCATGACCTCCGATCGGGCCTACCGCAAGGCCCTGCCCATGGATGTTGTCCGCGACCTGTTGCAAAACGGCGCCGGGCGGCAATGGCAGGAGGACCTTGTCAAGGTCTGGCTGGAGGAAGTCAGCAAGCCAAGCTTTGCAAATCTGCAACAAGTCAATATTGCCGGACATGTCGCTTTCGATGAGTCGTATGACGCGTAA
- a CDS encoding ComEA family DNA-binding protein, whose amino-acid sequence MLYTLKRVVGLWLGAMALCLIMGTTMVYADEKVNINTAPSEILQTLPGIGPALAERIIAYREATPFEEKEDIQKVSGIGEATYNKLEDLITVDDPA is encoded by the coding sequence ATGTTATACACCTTGAAACGTGTGGTTGGGTTATGGCTTGGAGCCATGGCATTATGCCTGATCATGGGCACAACCATGGTGTACGCTGATGAAAAGGTCAACATCAACACAGCGCCGAGTGAAATTTTGCAGACGTTGCCCGGCATTGGACCCGCTCTGGCCGAGAGAATCATTGCCTACCGCGAGGCAACCCCTTTTGAAGAGAAAGAAGACATTCAGAAAGTCAGTGGTATTGGAGAAGCGACCTATAACAAATTGGAGGATCTGATCACAGTGGATGATCCTGCTTAA
- the pcnB gene encoding polynucleotide adenylyltransferase PcnB: MTEVIRISRSEHPISRKNIHPDALKVMYRLVRRGYIAYLVGGSVRDLLLGRVPKDFDVSTNATPNQIKKVFRNCFLIGRRFRLAHIKFNDQIIETSTFRRCPEPEENGSDELYVFRDNCYGTPNEDALRRDFTINALFYEIGKFSIIDHVGGVSDIENRLIRCIGDPNIRFREDPVRMIRAIRFASRLDFNIEPATYNAITRHSAEIRKSSPARIFEELQKLFSYGSGEKSVRLLYKTGLLQELMPEVSQYLDHDQSQDSILWSWLRHLDDRIKETGKLEVVLIFATLLFVPIQRLVAARFAEFEAKGERVSANELLAELLVPVCVRISMPRWMSARMIQIMTNQSRFVPDKRKRFSKRGFAAQEGFPETLALYELGLRVAGEDLSRSEPWRALRKESEAQLARITAEGGNSEQVRQPYRRSSRRRRR, from the coding sequence GTGACGGAAGTAATACGTATTTCAAGATCAGAGCACCCCATTTCTCGGAAAAACATTCACCCCGACGCCCTTAAGGTCATGTATCGTCTGGTGCGCAGAGGTTACATCGCCTATCTTGTGGGTGGCAGCGTGCGTGACCTTCTTCTTGGCCGGGTGCCCAAGGACTTCGATGTGAGCACGAATGCCACGCCGAATCAGATCAAAAAAGTATTTCGCAACTGTTTTTTGATTGGACGCCGGTTTCGCTTGGCACATATCAAGTTTAACGATCAGATCATCGAAACATCGACTTTCCGGCGATGCCCGGAGCCAGAAGAAAACGGGAGCGATGAGTTGTATGTGTTCCGGGACAACTGTTATGGAACCCCGAATGAAGACGCACTACGCCGAGATTTCACCATAAACGCATTATTCTACGAGATTGGTAAATTCTCCATTATTGATCATGTCGGCGGCGTCAGCGACATTGAGAACCGCTTGATTCGTTGTATCGGGGATCCAAATATCCGCTTTCGTGAAGATCCGGTGCGCATGATTCGAGCGATCCGTTTTGCCTCACGCCTTGATTTCAACATCGAACCGGCGACATACAATGCCATAACACGTCACTCCGCGGAGATTCGCAAGTCATCGCCGGCAAGGATCTTCGAAGAGCTGCAAAAGCTTTTCTCCTACGGCAGCGGCGAAAAATCTGTTCGGCTGTTGTACAAAACAGGGCTTTTGCAAGAGTTGATGCCGGAAGTTTCGCAATACCTGGATCATGATCAGAGCCAGGATTCCATTTTGTGGTCTTGGTTACGGCACCTGGATGACCGCATCAAGGAGACGGGAAAGCTGGAAGTGGTTCTGATTTTCGCAACTCTGCTGTTTGTTCCCATCCAGCGCCTTGTCGCCGCGCGTTTCGCTGAATTCGAGGCTAAGGGCGAACGCGTTTCAGCCAACGAACTGCTGGCCGAACTCCTTGTGCCTGTTTGTGTACGGATCAGCATGCCCCGGTGGATGTCGGCGCGGATGATCCAGATCATGACCAACCAATCGCGTTTTGTCCCGGATAAGCGCAAAAGATTCTCCAAACGCGGGTTCGCCGCCCAGGAAGGCTTTCCGGAAACCTTGGCATTGTATGAATTAGGGTTGCGCGTGGCCGGAGAGGATCTCAGTCGCAGTGAGCCCTGGAGAGCTCTGCGGAAAGAATCCGAAGCACAGCTGGCGCGGATCACGGCTGAAGGCGGGAATTCGGAACAAGTTCGGCAGCCGTATCGACGATCTTCAAGAAGAAGGCGACGATGA
- a CDS encoding manganese-dependent inorganic pyrophosphatase, with the protein MAVYVVGHKSPDTDSVCAAIALADLKSKLGVESKPAAQGELNPETKFVLDKFGVSAPEVVTDATDKKIFLVDHSDLSQSLDNLSKAEILGIVDHHKLGDVTTPNPIEAWIWPVGCTCTVVKAMYDFYGVEIPKSIAGIMLCAIVSDTVIFKSATCTPKDEEVADALAKVAGVSDTKALGLEMFKVKSAVEGTPIRELVFRDYKDFNMSGTKVGIGQLEVVDLSLLDSVKDALYEDIQKVKAEKGNHSVFLLLTDIMKEGTEMLIVSDDPSVVQKAFGKAPEGHKVWLDGVMSRKKQVVPNFEKAFAG; encoded by the coding sequence ATGGCTGTTTACGTTGTAGGACACAAGAGTCCCGATACCGATTCGGTATGCGCTGCTATCGCCCTTGCTGACCTGAAGAGCAAGCTCGGCGTTGAATCCAAGCCGGCTGCCCAAGGCGAACTCAACCCGGAAACCAAATTTGTCCTGGACAAGTTTGGCGTCAGCGCTCCTGAAGTCGTGACGGATGCCACGGACAAAAAGATCTTTCTGGTTGACCACTCTGATTTGTCCCAGAGCCTGGACAACCTTTCCAAGGCCGAAATCCTGGGCATTGTGGACCACCACAAGCTTGGCGACGTGACCACTCCCAATCCTATTGAAGCCTGGATCTGGCCCGTCGGCTGCACCTGCACTGTGGTCAAGGCCATGTACGATTTTTACGGCGTTGAGATTCCGAAAAGCATCGCCGGAATCATGCTCTGCGCCATCGTCAGCGATACGGTTATTTTCAAGTCCGCTACTTGCACTCCCAAGGACGAGGAAGTTGCCGATGCTCTGGCCAAGGTTGCCGGTGTTTCCGATACCAAGGCTCTGGGCCTGGAAATGTTTAAGGTTAAGTCCGCGGTTGAAGGCACTCCAATCCGGGAACTGGTTTTCCGTGACTACAAGGACTTCAACATGAGCGGCACCAAGGTCGGCATCGGTCAGCTGGAAGTCGTCGATCTCTCCCTCCTGGACAGCGTCAAGGACGCGCTTTATGAAGACATCCAGAAGGTCAAGGCCGAAAAAGGCAACCACAGCGTTTTTCTGCTGCTTACGGACATCATGAAGGAAGGCACAGAGATGCTTATCGTTTCCGATGATCCTTCCGTTGTCCAGAAAGCCTTCGGAAAAGCTCCTGAAGGCCACAAGGTATGGCTCGACGGCGTGATGAGCCGCAAAAAGCAGGTCGTGCCTAATTTCGAAAAGGCTTTTGCCGGCTGA
- a CDS encoding protein-glutamate methylesterase/protein-glutamine glutaminase has product MIKVLVVDDSAFMRKALSTMLGGDPEIIVVGTARDGAEGLEKIRELQPNVVTLDIEMPRMDGLTALRHIMMEMPRPVIMVSSLTTEGAEATLKAMELGAVDFIPKQLARVSLDIIKIEEDLRAKVKNVAKRRVRPLRVPRKIEAATQPTIREMRSVDPVTPNRRQLRDIVAIGVSTGGPPAIQKVLAKLPANFPACILIAQHMPQAFTGPFAKRLDALCQIRVKEAEAGDRVQPGMAFVAPGGQHLSIDQKVSRIDLVISPEPRDALYKPSANVLISSVAEGVGKRGVGVILTGMGSDGLEGVKHLKQKNGYILAQDDASCVVYGMPKAVVDAGLADEVLDIEDMAQGVMNALYH; this is encoded by the coding sequence ATGATCAAAGTACTCGTCGTTGACGATTCCGCCTTCATGCGAAAGGCACTGAGCACGATGCTGGGCGGCGACCCCGAAATCATAGTCGTTGGCACAGCACGGGACGGAGCCGAGGGGCTGGAAAAAATTCGCGAGCTTCAGCCCAACGTGGTCACCTTGGATATTGAAATGCCACGCATGGACGGCTTGACCGCGCTGCGGCACATCATGATGGAAATGCCCCGGCCCGTGATCATGGTCAGTTCCCTGACCACGGAAGGCGCCGAGGCCACCTTGAAGGCCATGGAACTGGGGGCCGTGGACTTCATTCCCAAACAGCTCGCCAGGGTTTCTCTGGACATCATCAAGATCGAAGAGGATCTGCGTGCCAAGGTCAAGAACGTCGCTAAACGAAGAGTCAGGCCGCTTCGCGTGCCGCGTAAAATTGAGGCGGCAACGCAACCGACCATTCGGGAAATGCGATCCGTTGATCCCGTTACGCCAAACAGACGTCAGCTCCGTGACATCGTTGCCATTGGTGTTTCCACCGGCGGACCGCCGGCGATCCAGAAAGTGCTTGCCAAGCTTCCCGCGAATTTTCCAGCCTGCATCCTCATCGCGCAACACATGCCCCAGGCTTTTACCGGTCCCTTTGCCAAGAGGCTGGACGCATTGTGTCAGATCAGGGTCAAGGAAGCCGAAGCCGGTGACCGGGTCCAGCCGGGTATGGCCTTTGTCGCCCCGGGAGGCCAACACCTGTCCATTGATCAGAAGGTCAGCAGGATCGACCTGGTGATCAGTCCGGAACCCAGAGATGCTCTCTACAAGCCTTCCGCCAACGTCCTCATTTCTTCCGTCGCCGAAGGAGTCGGAAAACGCGGCGTGGGAGTGATTTTGACCGGCATGGGCAGCGATGGCCTGGAAGGGGTCAAGCACCTCAAGCAAAAAAACGGGTATATCCTTGCCCAGGATGATGCCAGCTGCGTTGTCTACGGCATGCCCAAGGCTGTCGTGGATGCCGGATTGGCTGACGAAGTGCTGGACATCGAAGATATGGCCCAGGGTGTAATGAACGCCCTGTATCATTGA